From one Deinococcus sp. YIM 134068 genomic stretch:
- a CDS encoding GTP-binding protein, whose amino-acid sequence MAKGTFERTKPHVNVGTIGHVDHGKTTLTAAITFTAAASDPTVEKLAYDQIDKAPEEKARGITINTAHVEYNTPARHYSHVDCPGHADYVKNMITGAAQMDGAILVVSSADGPMPQTR is encoded by the coding sequence ATGGCCAAAGGAACGTTTGAGCGGACGAAGCCCCACGTGAACGTCGGGACGATCGGGCACGTGGACCACGGCAAGACCACGCTGACCGCCGCGATCACCTTCACCGCCGCCGCCTCGGACCCCACCGTCGAAAAGCTGGCCTACGACCAGATCGACAAGGCCCCCGAGGAAAAGGCCCGTGGCATCACCATCAACACCGCCCACGTCGAATACAACACCCCCGCCCGCCACTACTCCCACGTCGACTGCCCCGGTCACGCCGATTACGTCAAGAACATGATCACCGGCGCGGCCCAGATGGACGGGGCCATCCTCGTGGTCTCGAGTGCCGACGGCCCGATGCCCCAGACCCGCG
- a CDS encoding ABC transporter ATP-binding protein — protein sequence MDSFKTLWPYLRLHRRQYVIGLLAVVVANAVNLLPFYFIRLTIDGLTGATDADGGTAGVTLAQVGLYASGVVLAALTAGTLMLVMRRQIVVASRQTEYEIRRDIYANLQTLDKGYYDRARTGDIMNRLTGDLNAVREMLGFGAWQIVNIVSGFSTAFAVMFGLSWQLTLIVIGVLPIIVGILAYLARLINKRHTLVQEQGSLIAAKAQENFSGARVVKGYAIEDREVADYRAMNLELLRRNVALAKVDGPLRAFMSLLIGLAFGLILLVGGRLILNPGNDGTFTVGMFVQFVGTLERLTWPMLMVGWITGVTQRGLASWLRLRELLDARPSVFDERKRTEVRVRTLHGDIRFEDVSLRYGGQSVLDGVNLHVPAGTFVAITGPTGSGKTLLAQLVTRSLDPTGGTVRIDGRDVRTIPLRTLRDHIAVVPQEPFLFSDTIANNIAFGLDNRDLPGIPTGVSVVKTPAPPEIAQKPDLNRVREAARLAGLADDVETFPKGYDTLLGERGVTLSGGQRQRTAIARAIVRDPSILILDDSLSAVDTETERRILDGLREVARGKTVFLIAHRVSTLRHADQIVVLDGGRVVEQGTHDDLLAAGGHYADLERLQRLASDLDAEDQPILDPEAAANDLEQRPRQPQEAVK from the coding sequence TTGGACAGCTTCAAAACCCTCTGGCCCTACCTGCGGCTCCACCGTCGGCAGTACGTGATCGGCCTCCTCGCCGTGGTCGTCGCCAACGCCGTGAACCTATTGCCCTTCTACTTCATTCGCCTGACCATCGACGGGCTGACGGGCGCGACCGACGCCGACGGCGGCACAGCGGGCGTCACGCTGGCACAGGTGGGGTTGTACGCCTCCGGAGTCGTCCTCGCGGCGCTGACTGCCGGGACGCTGATGCTCGTGATGCGGCGGCAGATCGTGGTCGCCTCGCGGCAGACGGAGTACGAGATTCGGCGCGACATCTACGCCAACCTCCAGACGCTCGACAAGGGCTACTACGACCGGGCGCGGACGGGCGACATCATGAACCGGCTGACGGGCGACCTGAACGCCGTGCGCGAGATGCTGGGCTTCGGGGCGTGGCAGATCGTGAACATCGTGTCGGGCTTCTCGACCGCCTTCGCCGTGATGTTCGGTCTGAGCTGGCAACTGACCCTCATCGTGATCGGCGTGCTGCCCATCATCGTGGGCATCCTGGCCTACCTCGCGCGGCTGATCAACAAGCGGCATACGCTCGTGCAGGAGCAGGGCAGCCTGATCGCCGCGAAGGCGCAGGAGAACTTCAGCGGGGCGCGGGTCGTCAAGGGGTACGCCATCGAGGACCGCGAGGTGGCCGACTACCGGGCGATGAACCTGGAGCTGCTGCGCCGCAACGTCGCCCTGGCGAAGGTGGACGGGCCGCTGCGCGCCTTCATGAGCCTCCTCATCGGCCTCGCCTTCGGGCTGATTCTCCTCGTAGGCGGGCGGCTGATCCTGAATCCGGGGAACGACGGGACCTTCACCGTGGGGATGTTCGTGCAGTTCGTGGGGACGCTGGAGCGCCTGACGTGGCCGATGCTCATGGTGGGGTGGATTACCGGCGTGACTCAACGCGGGCTGGCGTCGTGGCTGCGGTTGCGTGAACTGCTCGACGCCCGGCCCAGCGTGTTCGACGAGCGGAAGCGCACGGAGGTGAGGGTGCGAACCCTACACGGCGACATCCGCTTCGAGGACGTTTCGCTGCGCTACGGGGGGCAGTCGGTCCTCGACGGGGTGAACCTGCACGTGCCCGCCGGAACCTTCGTGGCGATCACCGGTCCGACCGGGAGCGGGAAGACTCTGCTCGCCCAGCTCGTCACGCGCAGTCTGGACCCAACGGGCGGCACGGTCAGAATTGACGGGCGCGACGTGCGGACGATCCCGCTGCGGACCCTGCGCGACCACATCGCGGTCGTGCCGCAGGAACCCTTCCTCTTCAGTGACACCATCGCCAACAACATCGCCTTCGGGCTGGATAACCGCGACCTGCCGGGCATTCCCACGGGGGTGAGCGTGGTGAAGACGCCCGCGCCGCCGGAAATTGCACAAAAACCCGACCTCAACCGGGTGCGGGAGGCCGCGCGGCTGGCCGGACTCGCGGACGACGTGGAGACCTTCCCGAAGGGGTACGACACCCTGCTCGGCGAGCGCGGCGTGACCCTCAGCGGCGGGCAGCGGCAGCGCACGGCCATCGCCCGCGCCATCGTGCGCGACCCCAGCATCCTGATCCTCGACGACAGCCTCTCGGCGGTGGACACCGAGACCGAGCGGCGCATCCTCGACGGATTGCGCGAGGTGGCGCGGGGCAAGACCGTCTTCCTGATCGCGCACCGGGTCAGCACCCTGCGGCACGCCGACCAGATCGTGGTCCTCGACGGGGGCCGGGTGGTCGAGCAGGGCACGCACGACGACCTCCTCGCGGCGGGCGGCCACTACGCCGACCTCGAACGCCTCCAGCGCCTCGCCTCGGACCTCGACGCGGAGGACCAGCCCATCCTCGACCCCGAGGCCGCCGCCAACGATCTCGAACAGCGGCCCCGCCAACCCCAGGAAGCCGTGAAATGA
- a CDS encoding ABC transporter ATP-binding protein, producing MTVPDPLDAAQKNFDAGLTRRILVYLRPYVPLVVLGIVLALLIAVAQPVFGLIQRHAIDAYLLPFERDGSLNTDSLYRGLTLAALGYMALKVVEFGLQYGFTLAISFLGQNVLRDIRADVFGKLQRLPLAYFDANPVGRLITRVTSDVDAINQFITGGLVSLVQSAFLIIAYVVIMLRVDWRLSLVSFAVLPVLYLATNFFRTRLRTAFRATRAQQAFVNTRLNENITGMLTIQLFGREARTALDFDHANRALLGANVNSVRWFSLFMPTVAVLGQIAVALVLFFAARQILGDVAGAVTVGTLFAFVQWTGQLFQPIQDLADVFNNLQAAMASSERIFGVLDTEEDISDKPGAKRLENFEGRVDFENVWFAYDGDVKADTPDADDRWILRGIDLHIQPGESVAFVGATGAGKTSVTALVSRFYDVQRGAVKVDGVDVRDLEQHDLRRHVGVVLQDVFLFAGTIEGNLTLNNPDTPHERVVEACRYVGVHDYIMSLPDGYDTEVRERGATLSTGQKQLLAFARALIQNPDILLVLDEATANVDTETELRIQHALQKVMLGRTSIIIAHRLSTIEHCDRIVVMRRGRVVEQGSHRELLERGGYYARLHRLQYAQADAAD from the coding sequence ATGACCGTCCCCGATCCCCTCGACGCCGCGCAGAAGAACTTCGACGCCGGGCTGACGCGGCGTATCCTCGTCTACCTGCGGCCCTACGTTCCCCTCGTCGTGCTGGGCATCGTGCTGGCGCTGCTGATCGCCGTGGCCCAGCCCGTCTTCGGCCTGATCCAGCGGCACGCCATCGACGCCTACCTGCTGCCCTTCGAGCGCGACGGCTCGCTGAACACGGACAGTCTGTACCGGGGCCTCACCCTCGCGGCGCTGGGGTACATGGCGCTCAAGGTCGTGGAGTTCGGGTTGCAGTACGGCTTCACGCTCGCCATCAGCTTTCTCGGGCAGAACGTGCTGCGCGACATCCGGGCGGACGTGTTCGGCAAGCTCCAGCGTCTGCCGCTCGCCTATTTCGACGCGAACCCCGTCGGGCGGCTGATTACCCGCGTCACGAGCGATGTGGACGCGATCAACCAGTTCATCACGGGCGGGCTGGTGAGCCTCGTGCAGAGTGCGTTCCTGATCATCGCCTACGTGGTCATCATGTTGCGGGTGGACTGGCGGCTCTCGCTCGTGAGCTTCGCGGTGCTGCCCGTGCTGTACCTCGCCACCAACTTCTTCCGCACCCGGCTGCGGACCGCCTTCCGGGCCACCCGCGCCCAGCAGGCGTTCGTGAATACGCGGCTGAACGAGAACATCACCGGGATGCTGACCATCCAACTGTTCGGGCGCGAGGCGCGCACGGCGCTGGACTTCGACCACGCGAACCGGGCGCTCCTCGGGGCGAACGTGAACAGCGTGCGGTGGTTCTCGCTGTTCATGCCCACCGTCGCCGTGCTGGGGCAGATTGCCGTGGCGCTCGTGCTGTTCTTCGCGGCTCGGCAGATTCTGGGGGACGTGGCGGGGGCCGTCACCGTCGGCACCCTCTTCGCCTTCGTGCAGTGGACCGGGCAACTGTTTCAGCCCATTCAGGACCTCGCGGACGTGTTCAACAACCTTCAGGCGGCGATGGCGAGCAGCGAGCGCATCTTCGGCGTGCTGGACACCGAGGAGGACATCAGTGACAAGCCCGGCGCGAAGCGGCTGGAGAACTTCGAGGGCCGCGTGGACTTCGAGAATGTGTGGTTCGCCTACGACGGTGACGTGAAGGCCGACACGCCGGATGCGGACGACCGCTGGATTCTGCGCGGCATCGACCTGCACATCCAGCCCGGCGAGAGCGTGGCCTTTGTCGGCGCGACGGGCGCGGGCAAGACGAGCGTGACGGCGCTGGTCAGCCGCTTCTACGACGTGCAGCGCGGCGCGGTGAAGGTGGACGGCGTGGACGTGCGCGACCTGGAGCAGCACGACCTCCGCAGGCACGTCGGCGTCGTGTTGCAGGACGTGTTCCTCTTCGCGGGCACCATCGAGGGCAACCTGACGCTGAACAACCCCGACACTCCCCACGAGCGGGTGGTGGAGGCGTGCCGCTACGTCGGCGTCCACGACTACATCATGTCCCTGCCGGACGGCTACGACACCGAGGTCCGGGAGCGCGGCGCGACCCTCAGTACTGGGCAAAAGCAGCTCCTCGCCTTCGCCCGCGCCCTGATCCAGAACCCCGACATCCTCCTCGTGCTGGACGAGGCGACCGCCAACGTGGACACCGAGACGGAACTCCGCATCCAGCACGCCCTCCAGAAGGTGATGCTGGGCCGCACGAGCATCATCATCGCCCACCGCCTCTCGACCATCGAACACTGCGACCGCATCGTGGTCATGCGCCGGGGCCGGGTCGTGGAGCAGGGCAGCCACCGCGAGCTACTGGAGCGGGGCGGGTACTACGCGCGGCTCCACCGATTGCAGTACGCGCAGGCGGACGCGGCGGACTGA
- the pstS gene encoding phosphate ABC transporter substrate-binding protein PstS: MKKTFLLGLALVTTGASAQSLTGAGASFPFPLYSKMFAEYKKATGVDVNYQSVGSGAGQKQITERTVDFAGSDNPMSDEALKEAPAKLLHIPTAIGAVVPAYNLPGVTGLKFTGRVLADIYLGKIRTWNDKAIAAINPGVTIPPLPITVARRSDGSGTTYVFSDYLSKVSGEWKSRVGVGNSLQWPVGTGARGNDGVAGVVKSTPGAIGYVELVYARQNRLTFGSVQNRAGKFVTADNGPASAAAQGVVIPGDTRVSITNSANADAYPIASFTYVIFYQDQKYGNRTEAQAKALKSLLGWMTTTGQGYNEALDYAKLPANVSSKVRGILNSITYGGKKV; encoded by the coding sequence ATGAAGAAGACCTTCCTCCTGGGCCTCGCCCTGGTCACGACCGGTGCCTCCGCGCAGAGCCTGACGGGCGCGGGCGCGAGCTTTCCCTTCCCGCTGTATTCCAAGATGTTCGCCGAGTACAAGAAGGCGACGGGTGTGGACGTGAACTACCAATCGGTGGGCAGCGGCGCGGGCCAGAAGCAGATCACCGAGCGCACGGTGGACTTCGCGGGCAGCGACAACCCCATGAGCGACGAGGCGTTGAAGGAAGCGCCCGCCAAGCTGCTCCACATCCCCACCGCCATCGGGGCCGTGGTGCCCGCCTACAATCTGCCCGGCGTGACCGGACTGAAGTTCACGGGCCGCGTCCTGGCCGACATCTACCTCGGCAAGATCAGGACGTGGAACGACAAGGCCATCGCGGCGATCAACCCCGGCGTGACCATCCCGCCGCTGCCCATCACGGTGGCGCGGCGCAGCGACGGCTCGGGCACGACCTACGTGTTCTCGGACTACCTGAGCAAGGTCAGCGGCGAGTGGAAGAGCAGGGTCGGCGTGGGCAACTCCCTCCAGTGGCCCGTCGGCACGGGGGCGCGCGGCAACGACGGTGTGGCGGGCGTCGTGAAGAGCACGCCGGGGGCCATCGGGTACGTCGAACTCGTGTACGCCAGGCAGAACAGGCTGACCTTCGGCAGCGTGCAGAACCGCGCGGGCAAGTTCGTCACCGCCGACAACGGCCCGGCAAGCGCCGCCGCGCAGGGTGTGGTCATCCCCGGCGACACGCGCGTGAGCATCACGAACAGCGCGAACGCGGACGCCTACCCCATCGCCAGCTTCACCTACGTGATCTTCTACCAGGACCAGAAGTACGGCAACCGTACCGAGGCGCAGGCGAAGGCCCTCAAGTCGCTCCTGGGCTGGATGACCACGACCGGGCAGGGCTACAACGAGGCGCTGGACTACGCCAAGCTCCCTGCCAACGTGTCGAGTAAGGTCCGGGGCATCCTCAACTCGATCACCTACGGGGGCAAGAAGGTTTAA
- the pstC gene encoding phosphate ABC transporter permease subunit PstC, with product MSEPARRPPVRSAGSAALSSASDRVFQVLILALASVIVLVFVLSVYQLGREAWPALGAFGLRFFTERTWNPVEGTFGAATMIVGTLVTSLAALAISVPLAVASALFVAEYAPKWLANPVGYLVELLAAVPSVVYGLWALFVLAPILARWQTTFFNPDLYPERFALFTRCSALWAENQTSLQCLFVPNSAAGRGLALAIIILTVMILPYTASVARDVIRLVPADQREAMYALGATKWEVISRAILPYARAGILGGVILALGRALGETLAVAMVIGDSQEILRSIWGNASTMASVIANQFGDAQERLHRSSVVALGLTLFFLSVIVNYAARLIIARLTPKGIQ from the coding sequence ATGAGTGAACCTGCCCGTCGCCCACCCGTCCGTTCCGCCGGAAGTGCCGCCCTCTCCAGCGCGAGCGACCGCGTTTTCCAAGTCCTGATCCTGGCGCTGGCGTCGGTGATCGTGCTCGTGTTCGTGCTGAGCGTGTACCAGCTCGGGCGGGAGGCGTGGCCCGCGCTGGGGGCGTTCGGCCTGCGCTTTTTCACCGAGCGCACCTGGAACCCGGTGGAGGGGACCTTCGGGGCCGCGACGATGATCGTGGGAACGCTCGTGACGAGTCTCGCCGCACTCGCCATCAGCGTACCGCTCGCGGTCGCCAGCGCGCTGTTCGTGGCCGAGTACGCGCCGAAGTGGCTGGCGAACCCGGTGGGCTACCTCGTGGAGCTGCTGGCCGCCGTGCCCAGCGTGGTGTACGGGCTGTGGGCGCTGTTCGTCCTGGCACCGATCCTGGCCCGCTGGCAGACCACCTTCTTCAACCCCGACCTGTACCCCGAACGCTTCGCGCTGTTCACGCGCTGCTCGGCGCTGTGGGCCGAGAATCAGACGAGCCTGCAATGCCTGTTCGTGCCCAACAGCGCCGCCGGGCGCGGGCTGGCGCTCGCCATCATCATCCTGACGGTGATGATCCTGCCGTACACGGCGTCGGTGGCGCGCGACGTGATCCGGCTGGTGCCCGCCGATCAGCGGGAGGCGATGTACGCGCTCGGGGCGACGAAGTGGGAGGTCATCTCGCGCGCCATCCTGCCCTACGCCCGCGCCGGAATCCTGGGCGGCGTCATCCTCGCGCTGGGCCGGGCGCTCGGCGAGACGCTGGCGGTGGCGATGGTGATCGGGGATAGCCAGGAAATCCTGCGGAGCATCTGGGGCAACGCGAGCACGATGGCCTCCGTGATCGCCAACCAGTTCGGCGACGCGCAGGAGAGGCTGCACCGCTCCAGCGTGGTCGCGCTCGGCCTGACCCTGTTCTTTCTGAGCGTGATCGTGAATTACGCCGCGCGGCTCATCATCGCCCGCCTGACGCCGAAGGGCATCCAGTGA
- the pstA gene encoding phosphate ABC transporter permease PstA, with protein sequence MTRAVPAPTTRTRHTLSPARRVKNTLMGGLILLATLIVVAPLILIFVYLLREGLGALNLEFFTRTPAPEGETGGGLLNAITGSLMMLAMASVIGVLVGVAGGIFLAEYPRHPLMPTVRMISDVLAGIPAIVMGLVAYGLIVLVFGFSGLAGALALGFLMIPIVVRTTEEVLKLVPLTVREAGLALGLPQWLVILRIVLPAAAGGIVTGVMLALARVAGEAAPLLFTAFGNNSVNLDPTKPMSALPLEIYRGATSAYDENQRLAKAGALLLITLIFVTSLLARRASRRR encoded by the coding sequence ATGACCCGCGCCGTTCCTGCCCCCACCACCCGGACCCGCCATACCCTCAGCCCCGCCCGGCGGGTGAAGAACACGCTGATGGGCGGCCTGATCCTGCTCGCCACCCTGATCGTCGTCGCGCCGCTCATCCTGATCTTCGTGTACCTGCTACGGGAGGGGTTGGGGGCGCTCAACCTGGAGTTCTTCACTCGGACGCCCGCGCCGGAGGGTGAGACGGGCGGCGGCCTGCTCAACGCCATCACGGGCAGCCTCATGATGCTGGCGATGGCGAGCGTGATCGGCGTCCTCGTCGGCGTGGCGGGCGGCATCTTCCTCGCGGAGTACCCACGCCACCCGCTGATGCCCACCGTCCGCATGATCAGCGACGTGCTGGCGGGCATTCCGGCCATCGTGATGGGCCTCGTCGCCTACGGGCTGATCGTCCTCGTCTTCGGGTTCTCTGGGCTGGCGGGGGCGCTGGCGCTGGGCTTCCTGATGATTCCCATCGTGGTGCGGACGACCGAGGAGGTTCTCAAGCTCGTCCCCCTGACCGTGCGCGAGGCGGGGCTGGCGCTGGGGCTGCCGCAGTGGCTCGTCATCCTGCGGATCGTGCTGCCCGCCGCCGCCGGGGGCATCGTCACGGGCGTCATGCTGGCGCTCGCCCGCGTCGCCGGGGAGGCCGCGCCCCTGCTCTTCACCGCCTTCGGGAACAACAGCGTCAACCTCGACCCCACCAAACCCATGAGCGCCCTGCCCCTGGAAATCTACCGGGGCGCGACGAGTGCCTACGACGAGAACCAGCGTCTTGCGAAAGCGGGCGCGCTGCTGCTCATCACGTTGATCTTCGTCACGAGCCTGCTTGCCCGGCGGGCGAGTCGGCGCAGGTGA
- the pstB gene encoding phosphate ABC transporter ATP-binding protein PstB, with translation MSPLLSAQDVSIYYGDKQAVKNVNLDVQRGTVNALIGPSGCGKTTFLRAINRMHDLTPGARVTGKITLDGEDVYGPGVDPVNMRRRVGMVFQKPNPFPTMSVFDNVVSGLKLAGVRDKNRLMEVAERSLRSAALWEEVKDRLKTPATGLSGGQQQRLCIARALAVEPEILLMDEPTSALDPASTAKIEDLMTDLKKVTTIIIVTHNMHQAARVSGTTSFFLNGDLVEHGVTDQIFTSPRDERTEAYVTGRFG, from the coding sequence ATGTCCCCTCTTCTCAGCGCGCAAGACGTGAGCATCTACTACGGCGACAAGCAGGCCGTGAAGAATGTCAATCTGGACGTTCAGCGCGGCACCGTGAACGCCCTGATCGGCCCCAGCGGGTGCGGCAAGACGACCTTTCTGCGGGCGATCAACCGGATGCACGACCTGACGCCCGGTGCCCGCGTGACGGGCAAGATCACCCTCGACGGCGAGGACGTGTACGGCCCCGGCGTGGACCCCGTGAATATGCGCCGCCGCGTCGGCATGGTCTTCCAGAAGCCCAATCCCTTCCCCACCATGAGCGTCTTCGACAACGTGGTGAGTGGCCTCAAGCTCGCGGGCGTGCGCGACAAGAACCGCCTGATGGAAGTCGCCGAGCGGTCGTTGCGGAGCGCGGCGCTGTGGGAGGAGGTCAAGGACCGTCTCAAGACGCCCGCCACAGGTCTCTCGGGTGGACAGCAGCAACGCCTGTGCATCGCCCGCGCCCTCGCTGTGGAGCCGGAAATCCTGCTGATGGACGAGCCGACCTCGGCGCTCGACCCCGCCAGCACCGCCAAGATCGAGGACCTGATGACGGACCTGAAAAAGGTCACGACCATCATCATCGTGACGCACAACATGCATCAGGCGGCGCGGGTGAGCGGCACGACCTCCTTTTTCCTCAATGGCGATCTCGTGGAACACGGTGTCACCGACCAGATTTTCACCAGCCCGCGCGACGAGCGGACTGAGGCGTATGTGACGGGGCGCTTCGGCTGA
- a CDS encoding phosphate signaling complex PhoU family protein gives MTNGEASTTHLTARFLRMLSIALEELDAVRDAAGRAEYAGLTARAKELERETDALEREIEDACLAAFAEPLTPDELAFHLMVFRSLTNLERVGDYAFGVARDLELLAPRTHSATLQDVLPLVGLLVDMLERLAYAFAERDVRAAREVMRLDAEGVDALYEQMTRASLTRLHERPDDVEVALTAGRMARSLERLGDHLVNVAERLEVLVVRGGVRVPDLRAG, from the coding sequence ATGACGAACGGTGAGGCCAGTACGACGCACCTGACGGCCCGCTTCCTGCGGATGCTGAGTATCGCGCTGGAGGAACTGGACGCCGTGCGCGACGCCGCCGGACGCGCGGAGTACGCGGGGCTGACCGCGCGGGCGAAGGAGCTGGAGCGCGAGACCGACGCCCTGGAGCGCGAGATCGAGGACGCCTGCCTCGCCGCCTTCGCGGAGCCACTGACGCCCGACGAGCTGGCCTTTCACCTGATGGTCTTCCGCAGCCTGACGAACCTGGAGCGGGTGGGCGACTACGCCTTCGGGGTGGCGCGCGACCTGGAACTGCTCGCCCCGCGCACCCACAGCGCCACCTTGCAGGACGTACTGCCGCTCGTGGGCCTGCTCGTGGACATGCTCGAACGCCTCGCCTACGCCTTCGCCGAGCGCGACGTGCGGGCCGCGCGGGAGGTCATGCGCCTCGATGCCGAGGGGGTGGACGCCCTCTACGAGCAGATGACGCGCGCCAGCCTCACCCGCCTCCACGAGCGCCCCGACGATGTGGAGGTCGCCCTGACGGCAGGGCGCATGGCGCGCAGCCTGGAGCGGCTGGGCGATCACCTCGTCAACGTGGCCGAGCGGCTGGAGGTGCTGGTCGTGCGTGGTGGGGTGCGGGTGCCGGACCTGCGGGCGGGGTGA
- a CDS encoding M3 family oligoendopeptidase: MTILESQAAQLPRWRTDDLYAGLDDPRLTADLAMLRDRVKALEETFDAAGIRKDGEAGTPDTLAQVLGGLNDVLTLLTRLRGFISAFVTTDSRDALAQQRMGELTTLALPLGPLRSRLTAWLGGQDVEALLDASDMACDHEHLIRRAAVYARHQMSPDEEDLAARLRPSGAGGWAKLHGNVTSQLTGEYRGGRLPVTALRALATDPDEAVRRDAYESELAVWKNTEVVLAAAMNGVKGEEGTLAARRGFPDSVAPSLLANGIDRETLEAMQGAVVGSLPDFRRYFAAKAHALGKARLDWWDLFAPVGRSETEWTYGAGTRLVEAEFRAYSGRLGDFAARAFRESWIDAGPRDGKRGGAFCMGWTGDASRILMNHDPSLDSVSTLAHELGHGYHNLLKAPRTPLQRETPMTLAETASIFCETIVQNAALGRAAGAERLYVLETQLTGHAQVVVDIHSRFLFERAVFERRAERDLTPQELCDLMTWAQGETYGDALATTHPSMWAVKPHYYGTSFYNYPYTFGLLFGLGLYAQYLRAREEGREASFQTRYDDLLASTGLADARTLAARFGIDLHAPDFWEGSLDVIRGQIAAYEAAAGA; the protein is encoded by the coding sequence GTGACCATCCTCGAATCGCAGGCGGCCCAGCTTCCGCGCTGGCGTACCGACGACCTCTACGCCGGGCTGGACGACCCGCGACTGACGGCGGACCTCGCCATGTTGCGCGACCGGGTGAAGGCGTTGGAAGAGACCTTCGACGCGGCGGGCATCCGCAAGGACGGGGAAGCGGGCACGCCCGACACGCTGGCGCAAGTGCTCGGCGGGCTGAACGACGTGCTGACCCTCCTGACCCGCCTGCGCGGCTTCATCTCCGCCTTCGTGACCACAGACAGCCGGGACGCCCTCGCTCAGCAGCGGATGGGGGAACTTACCACGCTGGCCCTCCCGCTCGGCCCGTTGCGCTCGCGCCTGACCGCGTGGCTCGGTGGGCAGGACGTGGAGGCGCTGCTGGACGCGTCGGATATGGCCTGCGACCACGAACACCTCATCCGCCGCGCCGCCGTCTACGCCCGGCATCAGATGTCCCCCGACGAGGAGGACCTCGCCGCCCGGCTGCGCCCCAGCGGGGCGGGTGGCTGGGCCAAGCTCCACGGCAACGTGACGAGCCAACTGACGGGCGAGTACCGGGGCGGGCGTCTCCCCGTCACCGCCCTGCGCGCCCTCGCCACCGACCCCGACGAGGCGGTGCGCCGGGACGCCTACGAGTCCGAGCTGGCCGTCTGGAAGAATACCGAGGTCGTCCTCGCCGCCGCGATGAACGGCGTGAAGGGGGAGGAGGGCACCCTCGCCGCCCGCCGGGGCTTCCCCGACAGTGTGGCCCCCAGCCTCCTCGCCAACGGCATCGACCGCGAGACGCTGGAGGCGATGCAGGGCGCGGTGGTGGGGAGCCTGCCCGACTTCCGCCGCTACTTCGCGGCGAAGGCCCATGCGCTCGGCAAGGCGCGGCTCGACTGGTGGGACCTCTTCGCGCCCGTGGGCCGCAGCGAGACGGAGTGGACCTACGGGGCCGGGACGCGGCTGGTGGAGGCGGAGTTCCGCGCGTACTCGGGGCGGCTGGGGGACTTCGCCGCCCGCGCCTTCCGCGAGAGCTGGATCGACGCCGGGCCGCGCGACGGCAAACGCGGCGGGGCCTTCTGCATGGGCTGGACGGGTGACGCCAGCCGCATCCTGATGAACCACGACCCCAGCCTCGACAGCGTGTCCACCCTCGCCCACGAACTCGGGCACGGCTACCACAACCTGCTCAAGGCCCCACGCACGCCCCTCCAGCGCGAGACGCCGATGACCCTCGCGGAGACGGCGAGCATCTTCTGCGAGACCATCGTTCAGAACGCGGCGCTGGGGCGGGCGGCGGGCGCGGAGCGGCTGTACGTGCTGGAGACGCAGCTCACCGGCCACGCGCAGGTCGTCGTGGACATCCACTCGCGCTTCCTCTTCGAGCGGGCCGTCTTCGAGCGGCGGGCCGAACGCGACCTCACCCCGCAGGAGCTGTGCGACCTGATGACGTGGGCGCAGGGCGAGACCTACGGCGACGCGCTCGCCACCACGCACCCCTCCATGTGGGCCGTCAAGCCGCACTACTACGGCACGAGCTTCTACAACTACCCGTACACCTTCGGCCTGCTCTTCGGCCTCGGCCTGTATGCCCAGTACCTCCGGGCGCGCGAGGAGGGCCGGGAGGCCAGCTTCCAGACCCGCTATGACGACCTCCTCGCCAGCACCGGCCTCGCCGACGCCCGCACCCTCGCTGCCCGCTTCGGCATCGACCTCCACGCGCCCGATTTCTGGGAGGGGA